In the Verrucomicrobiia bacterium genome, one interval contains:
- a CDS encoding site-2 protease family protein, whose amino-acid sequence MDISYILTVLAVILLSMTLHEAMHAFASYWLGDDTARLEGRLTLNPIAHIDPFMTILLPILLAISGGPIFGGAKPVPFNPMRVRFGEVGAALVGLAGPLTNLALSFIAFAVYALGGAESAMADFLRIAVTVNLGFFIFNMIPIPPLDGSRLLYAIAPDSVRRVMAQMEQYGIIIIFAIVLLFNAQLGMAMEAAMNFFLSIYGTLFGLEV is encoded by the coding sequence ATGGACATTTCTTATATTCTAACCGTACTGGCAGTAATCTTGCTATCCATGACGTTGCATGAGGCAATGCACGCATTTGCGAGTTATTGGCTGGGAGATGATACTGCGCGTCTTGAAGGCCGTCTTACGCTTAATCCTATTGCACACATCGATCCCTTTATGACAATACTTTTGCCGATACTGCTTGCAATTAGCGGAGGGCCAATTTTTGGTGGCGCTAAGCCAGTGCCATTTAACCCTATGCGTGTTCGTTTTGGTGAGGTTGGGGCAGCGCTTGTTGGTCTCGCAGGGCCACTTACAAACCTGGCTCTTTCCTTTATTGCTTTTGCTGTTTATGCACTGGGAGGCGCCGAGTCAGCGATGGCTGATTTTTTACGTATCGCAGTAACGGTTAATCTGGGCTTTTTCATTTTTAACATGATTCCGATCCCGCCTCTTGATGGTTCACGATTGCTCTATGCCATTGCTCCAGATAGCGTACGGAGAGTAATGGCGCAAATGGAACAATACGGTATTATTATAATTTTTGCTATTGTGCTCCTATTTAATGCTCAGCTTGGCATGGCGATGGAAGCAGCAATGAACTTTTTCCTTAGTATATACGGCACGCTTTTCGGCCTCGAAGTGTGA
- the rpmB gene encoding 50S ribosomal protein L28 — protein sequence MAARCELTGKGPQHGHKVSFSLRRTKRVFLPNLQKKTFVVDGQKVTMHLSTQAIRTLKKKGVLPKAGSKDLALAK from the coding sequence ATGGCAGCACGATGCGAACTTACCGGTAAAGGCCCGCAGCATGGTCATAAAGTAAGCTTTTCATTACGACGTACTAAGCGTGTATTCCTACCTAACCTCCAAAAGAAGACTTTTGTCGTCGATGGCCAAAAGGTAACGATGCACCTAAGCACGCAGGCAATTCGCACCTTAAAGAAAAAGGGCGTCCTGCCGAAAGCTGGATCGAAGGACCTTGCATTAGCCAAGTAA
- a CDS encoding MBL fold metallo-hydrolase gives MEIEYKGGNCVVIYTKKSVLLIDPKIEALDNREISIKNSIQIATQEKFGSSKAEGLQFESPGEYEVANASIKGIAARTHLNDSEVKNATMYNIDMEDIRLGVIGHVAADISDEQLEELGTVDVLIIPVGGYGYTLEPHEAISLVKRIGPKVVIPTHYSDEETIYSIAQGGLDSFLKELGAPTETVNKYKIKSTTLPEVLTVVKVIQS, from the coding sequence ATGGAAATTGAATATAAGGGTGGTAATTGCGTTGTAATATATACTAAGAAGTCGGTCTTGCTAATCGATCCAAAGATTGAAGCTCTAGACAATAGAGAGATTAGTATTAAGAACAGCATTCAAATTGCGACGCAAGAAAAATTCGGAAGCTCGAAGGCGGAAGGTTTGCAATTTGAAAGTCCCGGTGAATACGAGGTTGCCAACGCATCTATAAAGGGTATTGCCGCAAGAACACACCTTAATGATAGTGAAGTTAAAAACGCAACAATGTACAATATCGACATGGAGGACATCCGCCTGGGGGTGATTGGCCATGTTGCTGCCGATATAAGCGACGAACAGCTGGAAGAGCTCGGAACTGTAGATGTCTTGATTATCCCTGTAGGTGGCTATGGCTATACGCTAGAGCCACATGAAGCCATCAGCCTTGTTAAGCGCATTGGTCCTAAGGTTGTTATACCGACGCACTATTCGGACGAAGAAACAATCTACTCTATCGCTCAAGGCGGTCTCGATAGTTTCCTAAAGGAGCTGGGGGCGCCTACAGAGACCGTTAATAAATATAAAATTAAATCTACAACTTTGCCCGAAGTTCTTACCGTTGTAAAAGTTATACAATCATAA
- a CDS encoding transcriptional regulator yields the protein MIDALFGSKTRVKLLHLFLNNPDRAFYVREITRKIDEQINSVRRELANMLSIGIIKSDNIDNKLYYEVNKKYTYYAPLKQIFSDGKLESEAAAALEANDWAARLKPLGDVRVAILSGSFVKNSTSPVDILLVGSLNKNQVKKFIHELEQEEGRVLNFTVMSYEDFYYRMSVKDKFINEILSGKSTIVLDSDSVLTEKQK from the coding sequence ATGATTGATGCATTGTTTGGCTCTAAAACTCGGGTAAAATTACTGCACTTGTTCTTGAATAATCCAGACAGGGCTTTTTACGTACGTGAAATAACACGTAAAATTGATGAACAAATAAATTCTGTGCGACGTGAGCTGGCTAACATGCTGAGCATCGGTATTATTAAGAGCGATAATATTGATAATAAACTCTACTACGAAGTGAATAAGAAGTATACTTATTACGCGCCGCTGAAACAAATATTCTCGGACGGTAAGTTAGAGTCCGAGGCGGCCGCAGCCCTCGAGGCCAATGATTGGGCGGCGAGATTAAAGCCGCTGGGCGACGTTCGAGTAGCTATTCTAAGTGGCAGTTTTGTAAAGAATTCGACAAGTCCAGTAGATATTCTCCTTGTTGGTTCACTGAATAAAAATCAGGTGAAGAAATTTATTCATGAGCTAGAGCAAGAGGAGGGACGCGTTCTTAATTTTACAGTCATGTCTTATGAAGATTTCTACTACCGTATGAGCGTAAAGGATAAATTTATAAATGAGATTCTCAGTGGCAAGTCAACGATAGTGCTTGATTCCGACAGTGTATTAACCGAGAAGCAGAAATAG
- a CDS encoding tRNA (adenosine(37)-N6)-dimethylallyltransferase MiaA: MARDNIPTIVIVGPTASGKTALGLELAEKYDGEIISADSRTVYRYLDIGTAKPTLEERSRVRHHLIDVRNPDETFTAADFQSSAKQVVKDIKARGKIPFIVGGTGLYIDAWLFDYNFTSKSDSKMREMLEKKNLEELIEYCKYNNIELPTNFRNKRHLIRAIEQNGINRQRKDTMQEGIFVVGISMDKTMLRKRIEQRAQKIFSENVVEEALKIAERYGWEIEAMTGNIYPLLRQVTEGKMSIDQAKEKFITLDWRLAKRQMTWFRRNQYIRWLSWEEARQYISGILDRKKQ; encoded by the coding sequence ATGGCGCGAGATAACATCCCTACAATTGTAATTGTGGGTCCAACAGCCAGCGGCAAAACCGCTCTTGGGCTAGAGCTCGCTGAAAAATATGACGGCGAGATTATTTCGGCTGATTCTCGTACCGTATACCGTTATTTAGATATCGGAACTGCTAAGCCGACTCTCGAAGAGCGGTCTCGAGTAAGACATCATTTAATTGATGTCAGGAATCCAGACGAAACTTTCACTGCAGCTGATTTTCAGTCCAGCGCAAAACAAGTAGTTAAAGATATCAAAGCACGTGGCAAAATTCCGTTCATCGTTGGTGGCACCGGATTGTACATCGATGCTTGGCTATTTGACTATAATTTTACATCAAAATCAGACAGTAAAATGCGTGAAATGCTAGAAAAGAAAAACCTTGAAGAATTAATTGAGTATTGCAAGTATAACAACATTGAATTACCGACTAATTTTAGAAACAAACGACATCTTATACGCGCGATTGAGCAGAATGGGATAAACCGACAGAGAAAAGACACAATGCAAGAGGGAATATTCGTTGTCGGAATATCAATGGATAAAACGATGTTGCGCAAAAGAATTGAGCAGCGTGCGCAAAAAATTTTCTCAGAAAATGTTGTAGAAGAAGCTCTAAAAATTGCAGAAAGATATGGCTGGGAGATTGAAGCAATGACGGGCAACATCTATCCTTTATTGAGACAAGTTACTGAAGGGAAAATGAGCATCGATCAGGCAAAGGAAAAGTTTATAACTCTAGATTGGCGGTTAGCCAAGCGCCAAATGACGTGGTTTCGGAGAAATCAGTATATTCGGTGGTTATCCTGGGAAGAAGCACGGCAGTACATTTCAGGTATCCTCGATCGCAAGAAGCAATAG
- a CDS encoding methylated-DNA--[protein]-cysteine S-methyltransferase: protein MPNRLLRDKVYAIVARIPKGRVTTYGDIAAVAGHPYAARVVGRIAHFGPSKLPWHRVVNRSGSMARGFWGGMEIHAQLLKQEGIKVINYKIENFEDIRWREITSLQL, encoded by the coding sequence ATGCCGAATCGTTTGCTTAGAGATAAGGTTTATGCGATTGTCGCAAGGATACCGAAGGGCCGAGTAACGACTTACGGGGATATTGCTGCGGTCGCCGGCCACCCTTATGCGGCACGGGTGGTTGGGCGGATAGCACATTTTGGTCCAAGCAAATTGCCCTGGCATCGAGTGGTTAATCGGTCTGGTAGTATGGCTCGTGGTTTCTGGGGAGGTATGGAGATTCATGCACAGCTTCTTAAGCAAGAGGGCATAAAAGTGATAAACTATAAAATTGAAAATTTTGAGGACATCCGATGGCGCGAGATAACATCCCTACAATTGTAA
- the thrS gene encoding threonine--tRNA ligase translates to MQEDQIYAMRHSLAHIMAAAVLEMWPQAKLGVGPVVENGFYYDIDLGEEKISETDFKRIESQMRKIIAQNQPFEHFELPIDEAVQWAKDNDQPYKLELLNDLKRAGTTIARELDSQELGIPAEGKSVVDKVSFYKNGIFVDLCRGPHLSSTGKAGAFKLLRVAGAYWRGKESNPQMQRLYGVAFGTKAELEEHLRLLEEAKKRDHRKLGKELDLFAFSDLVGAGLPLFTPRGTIVRDLLGDFSQTMQAQHGYQKVTIPHITKIGLYKTSGHYEKYPERFIVTSEESDDEFMMKPMNCPHHIQIYASRPRSYKELPIRYMENGVVYRDEKAGELHGLSRVRASTTDDGHVFCTIEQIEDEFTAIMSMINNTYKQFDMKFRARLSFRDSSDAYLGDEELWQKSQQIVEGVARKLKLDYFIAEGEAAFYGPKIDILVTDALGREWQCATQQLDFIGPERFGLTYTAADGSEQRPVMMHKALLGSLERFMSVYIEHTGGWLPFWLAPEQVRVLTLNDEVKDYVDNIATLFKDIYLSQPVKYNELRYTIDNRNESLGKKIREATQQKVPVLAIVGPRDVSAEQVSIRLRDKEETIALTELPAYLTSL, encoded by the coding sequence ATGCAGGAAGATCAAATTTATGCAATGCGTCACAGCCTGGCCCACATAATGGCAGCGGCTGTTCTTGAAATGTGGCCACAAGCTAAACTGGGTGTGGGACCTGTGGTTGAAAATGGATTTTATTACGATATTGATTTAGGCGAAGAGAAAATTTCTGAAACCGATTTTAAACGAATTGAAAGCCAGATGCGGAAAATTATTGCGCAAAATCAGCCCTTTGAGCATTTTGAATTACCGATTGATGAAGCGGTGCAATGGGCAAAAGACAATGATCAGCCCTATAAGCTCGAATTACTCAATGACCTTAAAAGAGCTGGTACCACCATTGCTCGCGAATTAGACTCGCAAGAGCTGGGCATACCAGCAGAGGGTAAGAGTGTTGTTGATAAAGTTTCATTCTATAAGAACGGTATCTTTGTTGATTTATGTCGTGGACCCCATCTATCAAGCACGGGTAAAGCGGGGGCGTTTAAGCTTCTCAGGGTAGCGGGCGCATACTGGCGTGGTAAAGAGTCTAACCCACAAATGCAACGGCTGTACGGAGTTGCCTTCGGAACAAAAGCTGAGCTTGAGGAGCATTTGCGCCTCCTTGAAGAAGCTAAAAAACGCGATCATCGTAAATTAGGGAAAGAGTTGGATCTGTTTGCTTTCTCTGATTTAGTGGGGGCTGGATTGCCGCTGTTTACCCCACGTGGAACAATTGTCAGGGATCTATTGGGAGACTTTTCTCAAACAATGCAGGCGCAGCACGGTTATCAAAAGGTAACAATTCCTCATATTACCAAGATAGGGCTTTACAAGACCTCCGGGCATTACGAGAAATATCCAGAGCGTTTTATAGTTACCAGCGAAGAATCTGACGATGAATTCATGATGAAGCCAATGAACTGTCCTCATCATATTCAAATCTACGCCAGCCGGCCCCGAAGTTATAAAGAGCTGCCAATCAGATACATGGAGAATGGAGTTGTATATCGAGATGAAAAAGCTGGCGAGCTTCATGGTCTGAGTCGTGTTCGCGCTTCGACGACCGATGATGGACATGTGTTTTGTACAATTGAACAAATTGAAGATGAATTTACAGCAATCATGTCTATGATCAATAATACCTACAAACAGTTTGATATGAAGTTTCGAGCTCGCCTCAGTTTCCGCGACAGCTCTGACGCCTATCTGGGGGATGAAGAATTGTGGCAAAAATCACAGCAAATCGTTGAAGGTGTTGCCAGGAAGCTTAAGCTTGATTATTTTATAGCCGAAGGTGAAGCTGCTTTTTATGGCCCAAAAATTGATATCCTCGTTACTGACGCATTAGGGCGAGAGTGGCAGTGCGCCACTCAGCAGCTTGACTTTATCGGTCCTGAACGCTTTGGATTGACCTATACGGCGGCGGATGGTTCTGAGCAGCGACCCGTCATGATGCATAAAGCACTACTAGGTTCGCTTGAGAGGTTTATGTCAGTATATATTGAGCATACGGGAGGGTGGCTACCGTTCTGGCTCGCTCCAGAGCAGGTTCGTGTGCTAACCCTTAACGATGAAGTAAAAGACTATGTAGACAATATAGCAACTCTATTTAAGGACATTTACTTGAGCCAGCCTGTGAAATATAACGAGCTTCGATACACTATCGATAATAGAAATGAATCGCTTGGCAAGAAGATTCGAGAGGCAACACAACAAAAAGTACCAGTATTGGCTATTGTGGGCCCGAGAGACGTGAGTGCGGAGCAAGTGAGTATACGTCTACGCGATAAAGAAGAGACAATTGCACTTACTGAATTACCGGCCTATTTAACTAGTCTATAA
- a CDS encoding glycosyltransferase family 2 protein — protein sequence MTDIEIPLGKRTRAYRFFEMLPALLSYGSVALLIILSLFNPLWAAIYLIMIVITLAVRAIAIAFRTTQGYQTLQRAQQVDWRARLDDLENPQQALGQYKDDTSWNAHIHKRNLESLAASPDWYPKPSELYNAVIIATYNESIDVLEPTVQSLLATDYDASRLILVLAYEERGGQAIQKTVEELFKKYSNKFYKCYLVKHPKDMPGEVIGKGGNITYAGKFLKEQLPKENIKYEQVIITTLDSDNRPHSTYFSYVTYEYIVNPNRLKLAFQPIALFLNNIWDVPAPMRVLAAGNSFWNIISSLRPHSLRNFAAHSQGMAALVEMDFWSVRTIVEDGHQYWRSYFYFDGDYSVVPIYVPIYQDAVLSDTYAKTLKAQFIQLRRWAYGASDVAYVATRIFHKNNKAPLLPSLARFMRLLDGHVTWASVPVIVAFGAWVPLFLNHEAARSIIAHELPVIVSRIQQFALIGLFVTVFWSLRMLPPRPARYKRRRTIFMVLQWLLMPITAICYSAATGFYSQTRLLFGKYLDKFDVTDKAVVSDKKSKNR from the coding sequence ATGACCGATATTGAAATACCTCTCGGAAAACGCACGAGGGCATATCGTTTCTTTGAAATGCTGCCAGCTTTATTAAGCTATGGTTCAGTCGCACTGCTTATTATATTGAGTTTGTTTAACCCGTTATGGGCAGCCATTTATTTAATCATGATTGTTATTACCTTGGCTGTTCGAGCGATCGCAATCGCGTTCCGCACGACTCAGGGCTATCAAACCCTACAGCGGGCACAGCAAGTTGACTGGAGGGCTCGTCTAGACGATCTCGAGAACCCCCAGCAAGCATTGGGGCAGTACAAAGACGATACTTCTTGGAATGCGCATATCCATAAAAGAAATTTAGAATCATTAGCGGCAAGTCCGGATTGGTACCCCAAGCCCTCTGAATTATATAACGCTGTTATCATAGCAACATACAATGAAAGCATAGATGTACTTGAGCCAACTGTTCAATCATTGCTAGCAACAGACTATGATGCTTCAAGATTGATTCTTGTATTGGCTTACGAAGAGCGCGGCGGTCAGGCGATTCAAAAAACCGTTGAAGAACTCTTTAAAAAATATAGTAATAAATTCTACAAATGCTACTTAGTGAAGCATCCAAAGGACATGCCCGGTGAAGTGATTGGCAAGGGTGGAAATATTACCTATGCAGGCAAGTTCTTAAAAGAACAGCTACCAAAAGAGAACATAAAGTATGAACAGGTTATAATTACAACGCTCGATAGTGACAATCGCCCTCATTCGACTTACTTTTCATACGTGACCTATGAATACATAGTGAACCCAAACAGGTTAAAGCTGGCTTTTCAGCCGATCGCCCTCTTTTTGAATAATATTTGGGACGTACCTGCACCGATGCGCGTATTGGCGGCAGGCAACTCATTCTGGAATATAATAAGTTCATTACGACCACATTCACTCCGGAACTTTGCAGCCCATTCGCAAGGCATGGCAGCATTGGTCGAAATGGATTTCTGGAGTGTGAGGACAATCGTAGAGGACGGGCATCAGTACTGGCGGAGCTACTTTTATTTTGATGGTGACTATAGTGTAGTGCCGATCTATGTTCCGATATACCAAGACGCTGTGCTCTCTGATACATATGCCAAAACGTTGAAAGCACAATTTATTCAGCTTCGAAGGTGGGCGTATGGCGCTTCAGATGTGGCATATGTGGCAACTAGAATCTTTCATAAAAACAATAAGGCGCCGCTACTACCAAGCCTTGCACGTTTCATGCGGCTACTGGATGGCCATGTAACCTGGGCGAGCGTGCCTGTAATCGTGGCATTTGGTGCTTGGGTGCCGTTGTTCTTAAATCACGAAGCTGCCCGGAGTATTATTGCCCATGAACTACCAGTCATCGTAAGCCGCATACAGCAGTTTGCATTGATTGGCCTGTTTGTTACCGTGTTTTGGTCGCTGAGGATGCTTCCGCCGCGTCCTGCGCGCTACAAACGCCGTAGAACGATATTCATGGTGCTCCAGTGGCTTCTTATGCCCATTACTGCGATATGTTACTCGGCTGCGACTGGGTTTTACTCACAGACCCGGCTGCTATTTGGTAAGTACCTTGATAAGTTTGACGTAACGGATAAAGCCGTTGTATCCGATAAGAAATCTAAGAATAGATAA
- a CDS encoding peptidylprolyl isomerase, whose protein sequence is MQRQQQRRRNYMKKILSKIKRKKEEKPSRITNETVAEHRERILAGGRKFKYPVQYARHKLVINTIVISITSLLIIIFLCWWQLYPAQNTSGFFYRFTQIVPVPVATIDGEQVRYSDYLMRFRSSLHFLQKQNMININSDDGKRQIEHLKRQSLDQAVTGAFVEKLARERNITIDSEQINAFITKERQAQITVLSEEAYEQSVLREFYDWSLDEYKSIVRNTLLKREVSFAIDAAAKKRVEEIRSHLERGEDFARVAKDTSDDPTKNNGGDVGFVARSSQDQNGLVQAALSLKVNQVSDIIKGTDGYYIIKLLEADEKRVRYARIKVSLTEFTQLLETKKTKNLQEYIGIAKESATLQ, encoded by the coding sequence ATGCAACGCCAACAACAGCGGAGGCGCAACTACATGAAGAAGATACTATCTAAAATTAAACGCAAGAAGGAAGAGAAGCCTTCGCGTATAACAAACGAAACGGTGGCGGAACACCGCGAACGTATTCTAGCAGGTGGACGAAAATTTAAGTACCCAGTACAATACGCGCGTCATAAGCTTGTAATAAATACAATAGTTATAAGTATTACCAGCTTACTGATAATTATTTTTCTTTGTTGGTGGCAGCTGTATCCAGCACAAAACACGAGCGGGTTCTTTTACCGCTTTACGCAGATCGTACCTGTACCGGTAGCGACAATTGATGGCGAACAGGTGAGGTATAGCGACTATTTAATGCGCTTTCGTAGCTCTCTGCATTTTTTGCAGAAACAGAACATGATCAATATTAATTCCGACGATGGAAAGCGACAAATCGAACACTTGAAGCGTCAATCTCTTGACCAAGCTGTTACAGGAGCCTTTGTTGAAAAACTTGCGCGGGAACGGAATATCACTATTGATTCGGAGCAGATTAACGCTTTTATTACAAAAGAAAGACAGGCTCAGATTACCGTTCTCTCTGAAGAAGCATATGAACAGTCCGTACTGCGCGAATTCTACGATTGGTCACTCGATGAGTATAAGTCGATTGTTCGAAACACTCTATTAAAGCGGGAAGTTTCGTTTGCTATTGATGCCGCCGCCAAGAAGCGGGTGGAAGAAATTAGATCACACCTCGAGAGAGGAGAAGATTTTGCTAGAGTTGCAAAAGATACATCAGATGATCCAACTAAAAATAACGGCGGTGATGTTGGTTTTGTTGCTCGGTCGAGCCAAGATCAGAATGGACTTGTACAAGCGGCGCTATCGCTAAAGGTCAATCAGGTATCTGATATTATTAAAGGCACTGACGGTTATTACATTATTAAGTTACTTGAGGCAGACGAGAAACGGGTCCGATACGCGCGAATCAAAGTAAGTTTGACAGAATTTACACAGTTGCTTGAAACTAAAAAAACAAAAAACCTCCAAGAATACATCGGCATAGCAAAAGAATCAGCTACGCTGCAATAA
- a CDS encoding PH domain-containing protein, which produces MAEFAGQREGEEVILVFRKHPIALRKGFYMLLIPFALSAIPTLIWPGYLETLWIALGGFLLGLMLFFYQWVGWYFTVYILTDQRLRQTVQHGLFGKNIIDVTLSKVQNISYNIPGFTGEVLGFGTIVLQTYVGDLILDKIHHPDKIYSTLQDAVNNATPTTAEAQLHEEDTI; this is translated from the coding sequence ATGGCAGAATTTGCAGGTCAGCGCGAAGGGGAAGAGGTTATATTAGTCTTTCGTAAGCATCCAATTGCTTTAAGAAAGGGTTTCTATATGCTGCTTATTCCGTTTGCGCTCAGTGCAATACCGACATTAATCTGGCCAGGCTACCTTGAAACACTTTGGATAGCCCTAGGAGGTTTTCTGCTTGGGCTCATGTTATTTTTTTACCAATGGGTGGGCTGGTATTTTACCGTGTACATTCTCACCGACCAACGTCTCCGGCAAACGGTGCAACACGGTCTATTTGGTAAGAATATAATTGATGTAACATTGTCAAAAGTCCAAAATATCAGCTATAATATACCTGGTTTTACTGGTGAAGTACTAGGGTTTGGGACCATCGTTCTGCAAACGTATGTGGGAGATCTCATCCTTGATAAAATCCATCACCCTGACAAAATATACAGCACTCTGCAAGATGCAGTAAATAATGCAACGCCAACAACAGCGGAGGCGCAACTACATGAAGAAGATACTATCTAA
- a CDS encoding nucleoside-diphosphate kinase, with product MEKTLIIFKPDAVARGIVGEILTRFEKVGLKIVGMKMLYPGREHYYEHYETIGTLKTRKGDEIFDATVTSMLEGPVIAAVLEGVEAIEVVRKMVGSTEPKGSAPGTVRADYAHMSYNHANTIGRAIPNIMHASADPEEAEREISHWFSESEIFDYASVHEAFTHGKRK from the coding sequence GTGGAAAAGACATTAATTATTTTTAAGCCTGATGCAGTCGCACGTGGTATTGTTGGCGAAATTTTAACTCGTTTTGAAAAAGTTGGTCTAAAGATTGTCGGCATGAAAATGCTGTACCCTGGTCGTGAGCATTACTACGAACACTACGAAACGATTGGAACGCTTAAAACGCGTAAGGGTGATGAGATTTTTGATGCTACGGTTACCTCAATGCTTGAAGGGCCAGTTATTGCGGCTGTCCTCGAGGGGGTAGAGGCGATCGAAGTTGTGCGAAAAATGGTCGGTTCAACTGAGCCAAAAGGGTCAGCACCAGGAACAGTGCGTGCAGATTATGCACATATGAGTTACAACCACGCAAACACAATTGGCCGTGCTATTCCGAACATCATGCATGCTTCGGCCGATCCTGAAGAAGCAGAGAGAGAAATTTCTCATTGGTTTTCTGAATCAGAGATTTTTGATTACGCTTCTGTTCACGAAGCTTTCACGCACGGGAAGCGAAAATAG
- a CDS encoding undecaprenyl-diphosphate phosphatase: protein MTIFEAIVLGLVQGLTEFIPVSSSGHLIIGQYLFGGNPDHLFIEYINIGTVLALLIYFRKRISAAIRDVVIERNFQLLRNVVITAIPAGVVGFTLSDIISSHPFFTNVWVVIASLVVVGTIMIVLEKLPKKSHITDGENLPKSRALVIGLAQVAALVPGVSRSGSTIIAGRLMGLDARKAAEYSFLVSIPIMLGVITKLLIKESDRLYAVQHLPQLVMGNVVALISGLLAVGFLMKYLETNSLKVFGIYRIIIALVLAVFLLLQ, encoded by the coding sequence ATGACTATTTTTGAAGCAATAGTACTAGGTTTAGTCCAAGGACTTACAGAATTCATTCCTGTTTCGAGCTCAGGGCATTTAATAATTGGACAGTACCTGTTTGGCGGTAACCCTGACCATTTATTTATCGAATACATAAATATCGGTACTGTTTTAGCCTTGTTGATCTATTTTCGTAAACGCATTAGTGCTGCAATTAGAGACGTAGTAATCGAGCGCAACTTTCAACTACTACGGAACGTGGTAATAACCGCTATTCCCGCAGGTGTTGTGGGATTCACGCTGTCAGATATAATTTCAAGCCATCCCTTTTTTACGAATGTATGGGTAGTGATCGCTTCCTTAGTTGTGGTAGGTACCATTATGATTGTGCTTGAGAAGCTGCCAAAGAAATCACACATAACAGACGGAGAAAACCTGCCGAAAAGTCGCGCATTGGTGATTGGTCTCGCTCAAGTAGCAGCTCTAGTGCCTGGAGTATCGCGTTCGGGATCGACTATTATCGCTGGCCGATTAATGGGACTTGATGCCCGCAAAGCGGCTGAGTACAGCTTTTTAGTATCAATCCCAATTATGCTTGGTGTTATCACTAAACTACTCATAAAGGAATCAGATCGACTCTATGCGGTGCAACATCTGCCACAGCTTGTTATGGGTAATGTCGTAGCACTGATTTCAGGATTATTGGCCGTTGGGTTTTTAATGAAGTACCTCGAGACGAATAGCTTAAAGGTGTTTGGCATCTATAGAATAATAATTGCTCTCGTCCTAGCAGTGTTTCTTCTGTTACAATAG